One genomic segment of Aquipluma nitroreducens includes these proteins:
- a CDS encoding DUF3732 domain-containing protein, whose amino-acid sequence MLDSLQPEKRKIEKEISDINGTIFKLNKEIEEILKINDELKRNKSLEEQGFKIILQIENILEEAIDINKQNLEQKVKDLERKIDKLEKEIAENYNYESKLEKAQKYINKQMNLFGSKLEFEKTYQPINLNFDVEAFELYHLKKDKKTVYLRSMGSGANWLYSHVCLFTSLLRYFCSLKNRCKIPSILFLDQPSQVYFPTIIDTDTTKFDPNSLKKFENKEKSVDDDLKAVTNLFDQLVAFCYSTEVETGIKPQIIITDHADNLDLENANFEELVNGRRWREENSGLVKLSSK is encoded by the coding sequence TTGCTTGATTCACTCCAACCGGAAAAAAGGAAAATTGAAAAGGAAATATCCGACATAAATGGCACCATCTTCAAACTCAACAAAGAAATTGAGGAAATACTTAAAATAAACGACGAGTTAAAAAGAAACAAATCTCTCGAAGAGCAAGGTTTCAAAATTATTCTACAGATTGAGAATATCTTAGAAGAGGCCATCGATATTAACAAACAAAATTTAGAGCAAAAGGTTAAAGACCTTGAACGTAAAATAGATAAACTTGAAAAAGAAATTGCTGAAAACTATAACTACGAATCAAAACTTGAAAAAGCTCAGAAATATATTAACAAACAAATGAATTTGTTTGGGTCAAAATTAGAATTTGAGAAAACCTATCAACCAATCAATTTAAATTTTGATGTTGAAGCATTTGAACTTTATCATTTGAAAAAGGATAAAAAAACCGTTTACCTCAGATCGATGGGTAGTGGAGCCAATTGGCTTTATTCTCATGTCTGCCTTTTCACAAGCTTGCTCCGTTACTTTTGTTCATTAAAGAATAGATGTAAAATCCCTTCAATCTTATTTCTTGATCAACCTAGCCAGGTTTATTTTCCTACGATCATTGACACTGATACTACTAAGTTCGATCCAAATTCACTCAAAAAGTTTGAGAATAAAGAAAAGAGTGTTGATGACGACTTAAAGGCAGTAACCAATCTGTTTGACCAGTTGGTAGCTTTCTGTTATTCAACAGAGGTCGAAACAGGAATAAAACCACAAATAATAATTACTGACCACGCCGATAATCTCGATCTTGAAAATGCAAATTTTGAAGAGCTAGTTAATGGCAGAAGATGGAGAGAAGAAAATAGCGGATTAGTAAAATTATCATCAAAATAA